CCCACCGCCGGGACCAGCGCATAGGGCCAGGCCGGCAGGTCCGAAAGCGCGCTCAGCGCCGCGTCGCGCGGCAGACCGAACAAGAGCCCCTGCGCCGCCAGAAGCAGCCGGTGCAGCCCCGCGACCGCCAGCCCGACCAGCCCGCCAAGCGCGAAGGCGATGACGACCAGCATCGCCTCCTGGTCGCGCAGCTGCCGTCGGACCTCGTTGATCCGCTGCAGAAAGGACAGCATCAGGCGGCGCGGGGCGGTCTTGCGGGCAAAGGGCATGGGGCGGTCATCCGGGGGGGGCGCGGAGAGGATCTGGCGACGGGGGCCGGCCCGCCGCCCTGGGGCGCGTCACTCGCCCCGGGGATAGCGCTTGTTTTCCTCGAGCACGTTCAGGTCCATGTGGTTGCGCATGTAGCGCTCCGAGGCCCTTTGCAGCGGCTGGTAATCCCAGGGGAAATAGGCGCCATTCCGCAGCGCCTCATAGACCACCCAGCGCCGGGCCTGGCTTTCGCGCACCTCGGCGTCATAGGCCTCCAGGTCCCAGCGCGCCCGCATCTGCGCCGAAAGCCGCGCCAGGGTCTCGGCATGGGCGGGGTCGTCGGCCAGGTTGCGCAGCTCCTGCGGGTCGTCGGCCAGGTTGTAAAGCATCGGCGCATCGGCATTGCACAGCGCCAGCTTCCAGTCGCCGTCGCGCAGCGCCACCATTGGCGTCACCGTGCCCTCGGCCGCGTATTCCATCGGCACCGGACCGCGCGCGCCCTGCCCGGTGGCGAGCCCCGTCAGATCCTCGCCATCGGTCCAGCGCGAAAGCGTGCTGATGTCCAGCCCGGCCAGCGCCGCCACCGTCGGCACCACGTCTAGGGTCGAGGCAGGCTGGTCGATGCGCCCCGGCTGCCAGCCCGGCGCCGCGATCATCAAGGGCACCCGGGCCGAGCCCTCGAAAAAGCTCATCTTGAACCACATGCCGCGTTCGCCCAGCATGTCGCCGTGATCCGAGACGAACAGGATGATGGTGTTGTCGTCCATCCGGCCGCGCTTGAGCACGTCGAGGATCTCGCCGATCTTTTCGTCCACATAGGAGATATTGGCGAAATAGCCCTGCCGCGCCCGGCGCACGTCCTCGGGCGTGATGTCGAAGGCGCGGAAGTCGCAGGCCTCCATCAGCCGCTGCGAATGCGTGTCCTGATCCTCGAACGGGATGGCCGGCACCTCGGGCTCCAGCGCCGGGCAGTCGTCGTAGAGATCCCAGAACCGGCGGCGCGCGACATAGGGGTCGTGCGGATGGGTGAAGCTGACGGTCAGGCACCAGGGCCGGTCGTCCAGCCGGCGCGACAGGTCATAGAGCTTTTGCGTGGCGTTGAAGGCGACCTCGTCGTCATATTCCATCTGGTTGGTGATCTCGGCCACGCCCGCGCCCGTCACCGAGCCGAGATTGTGATACCACCAGTCGATGCGCTCGCCCGGCTTGGTGTAATCCGGCGTCCAGCCGAAATCGGCCGGATAGATGTCGGTGGTCAGCCGCTCCTCGAAGCCGTGCAGCTGGTCGGGGCCGACGAAATGCATCTTGCCCGACAGCGCGGTGTAATAGCCGGCGCGGCGCAGGTGATGGGCATAGGTCGGTATGTCCGAGGCGAATTCGGCCGCATTGTCATAGACCCGGGTGCGGCGCGGCAATTGCCCCGACATGAAGCTGGCACGCGCCGGGGCGCAAAGCGGGCTCGCGGTATAGGTCTTCGCGAAGCGCACCGAGCGTTCCGCCAACGCCCGCAGGTTCGGCGCGTGCAGGAACGCGGCCGGCCCGTCCGGGAACAGCGTCCCGTTGAACTGGTCCACCATCAGGATAAGGATATTCGGGCGTGTCATCTCGGGCTCGTCTCGGTCGTTCAGGGTCTGGGCGCGCGGGCCGGGTTGCGGCATCGGCCTGCCGCCGCCTATAGCCCGGCGCGCCGGGATAGTCAGTCGAAATAACCGCCCGGCGTGACGCGGGCGCCGGGCCCCCTGCCCCTTGCCATGCCGCCGCGGAAGGCGCTATTCCATGGGCTTATATAGCCTTGTGCCAAGCCTGCCGTGCAGCGGGATTCTTTTCATGCAGGCCATAAAGGATCTTTATCGCCGATGCGCCATGTCGACCTGGGCTGGATGCGGGTTTTCGTCGAGGTCTGCCGCGCCGGCAGCCTGTCCGAAGCCGCGCGGCTTCTGAACCTGACCCAGCCCGCCGTCAGCTATCAGATCCGCCGGGCCGAGGCGGAATTCGGCGCGGCCCTGCTGACCCGCGGGCATCGCGGCGTCGCGCCGACCGAGGCCGGCGAGGCGCTGCTCGCGATCCTGACGCGCAGCGTCGATCAGGTGGACGAGCTGGCCGCGCGGCTGCGGCGCAAGGCCAGCGCGGCGGTGCTGCGGCTGCATACCGATTATGCCTTTTCCGGCTTGTGGCTGATCCCGCGCATCCACCGCTTTCGCGACGCCCAGCCCGAGGCCGATTTGCAGATCATCGCCTCGCAGCACAGCGACCTGGGGCAGCTTGAGCCCGGCGACATCGCCGTGGTCTTCGGCAGCGCCGCCACGCTGGGTCCCGAGGCGACACTGCTGATCGAGGAGCGCGTCGTCCCGGTCTGCGCCCCGCATTTCGCGCAAGGCCGCAGCGCGGGCGCCTTTGGCGCGACCCGGCTGATCCATCTCGACAGCCCGCATCCCGCCGCCTGGTTCGACTGGCGCCGCTATCTTGCGGCCATCGGGCGCGCGGGCGACCTGGCCCGCGACCAGGGCAACCTGCGCTTCAACACCTATTCGCTGGTGATCGACGCGGCGCTGGCCGGCGAGGGCGTGGCGCTTGGCTGGGGCGGGCTGGTCGATCCGCTGCTGGCGCGCGGTCAGCTGGTCCGCTTCGGCCCCGAGCGGGTGGCGCCCGGCCAAGGCTATCACATGATCCAGCGCGCCCCGCACGAGCCGGCGACGCAAGGCCTGCGCGACTGGCTGGTCGCGGAAAGCGCGCGGCACTAATTCCGCCCCCCGATCTGCTTGAGGCAGGCGCGCCTGCCGGCATGGCGTTCGGGCCGGGTCGTGCGGGCCAGGCCTGTGTCCAGCGCCTCTGAACCCATGTCGATGACCTGCCGGGTTGGAACAGGCTCAGGGCAGGTTCTCCAGCGCCTGGCGCAGGGCCGGACGCAGGGGCGAGCGCGCCGGCAGGGCGGCCAGCGCCAGCAGCGCCAGAGGCAAGAGCTCCGCCGGGTCACGCAGGGCCGCGGCGGGTGGCAGCCGGGCCGGATCGGCGCCGACGACCGCCTGCACCAGCGCGAGCAGGGCGCCGAGGCGTCCGGCACCGCTCAGCCGGCCCGCCAGGGGCGCGAGCTGTGCGGCAAGGCGCGCCGGCGGTTTCGACAGCAGGGCCTGGGCCAGCAGCCGCTCCAGCCGCAGCGCATCGACCCGGTCGCCATCCGAGCGCTGGCCGGCCAAGGCCAGCGCCTGATCCAGGGCGGCGGCCATGTCGCGCAGGTGCTTGTCGCGCTGGTTGCGATTCAAAGCCCCGGTCGCGCGCTGCCGGAACAGCCGCGCCAGCAGGACATGCCGGCCGAGGCTGGGCTGGCAGGCCCGGTTCAGCGCCTCGAGCAGCTCGACCCAGGCCAGCGGCTGGTCGGGATCGCTGCCGTCCAGCAGGACCGCGCTGCCTTGCAGGCTGCTCAACGGCAGGTTCGGCATCTCGGCCTTCAGCGCATGGCCATAGGCGGCGATGGCCCTGTCGCTCTGCCCGCAGGCCATCCAGCCGTCGCCCAGCGCCGCAGCCAGATCGGAATGGTCCAGCCATCCGGCGCGCTCGATCCTGTCCTGCAAATGCGCCAGCCGCTCCGCCAGCGGGCGTTGGCCCGGCGCGTCGGGCAAGGCCATCTCGGCCCGGACCTGGGCCAGCGCCTCGGCCGGCGAGGCAAGCTCGACGCCGTCGCCCTGGCGCTCGGCCGTGGCCGGGGTCAGCACGAAGCCGGGATGCCCGTAGCACTGATAGGCGGCCCAGGTGTTCGTCGCCATCCCCGAGGCCTCATAGGCCTCGGCCCGGGCCTGGCGCAGGGCGGTGCCGTAGTCGGTGCCGCCGCACAATTGCTGGTAAAGCCCCTGCGCGAACTGCTTCGCGGTCGCGTCCGAGACCGCCCAGCCGCAGGCCACCACCGCCGCACAGCCCATCTCGATCAGCTCCACCGCCAGGCTGGCGGCAAAGCCGGGCCGGTCCCGGCGCAGGGCGGCGCCGAAGCCGTCCTCGGTGCCGATCTGGCCCAGGTGGCAGCAGTTCAGGAACACCAGTTCGGGCGCTTCGGGCATCTGCCGCAACAGCGGCGCCTCGAGCACGCCCAGGGGCGGCGCGCCCAGCACGATGCCGGTCATCGGCGGCGCATCCGGCGTCGGGCGCCAGTCGATGACACCGTGGCTGGCGATATGGACCACGCTCCAGCCGCGCGAGAACAGCGCCGAGATGACCCGCGCCGGCGTCGCATCCGGGCCGACCAGCCGCGTCACCGCGAAGCCGGCCTCTTCCAGCTGCGCGGCCATGGCCAAGGCCTCGTCCCGGGCGTTGGGCAGCGGCGGCAGGCCGCCGCTGCCGTCGCCCGGATCGCCGATGACCAGCGCACTGCGCGGCCCGCCGCGCCGGGGCGGCGTGGGCGAGTCGCGCTGGCTGACCAGCTGGCGCATCAGCCCATAGCGCACCGCCGGCGGCTTCAGGAGCTCGGGAAAGCGGCCGTATTCGTCGGGGCGGCGGTCGTCCAGCATCTCCCAGGGGATGGTGGCGCTGTCGCGGTCCAGCACCAGGCGCAGGTTGCGATCCTCGAGGCTGTGCTGCTTCAGGGCCGCGGGCCAGAGCAGTTCGAAAAGCGTGCGGCCCGGCGAGATGCCGTCGGCATCCAGCGTCACGGGCTGGTCGGGGATCTGCGCGACGTAATGCTGGACCAGCCGGCGGCTGACCGCCACGGTCTCGGCCTCGACCCGGGCGCGGCCATCGACCAGCAGGTAATGCAGCGGCCCCAGCGACGGCGCCGGCGCGCCCGGGGCGGGCGGTTCGGGACGCGGGGCGGTGATCGTGACCTCCATCCAGGAATCCGGGTCGGCCTCGGGGCCGGTGCGGCGGAAGCCGCCCCTGCCCAGCTGCAAGGGGCCCTCGCGGCGGAAGGGGTCGC
This window of the Paracoccus sp. N5 genome carries:
- the betC gene encoding choline-sulfatase, whose product is MTRPNILILMVDQFNGTLFPDGPAAFLHAPNLRALAERSVRFAKTYTASPLCAPARASFMSGQLPRRTRVYDNAAEFASDIPTYAHHLRRAGYYTALSGKMHFVGPDQLHGFEERLTTDIYPADFGWTPDYTKPGERIDWWYHNLGSVTGAGVAEITNQMEYDDEVAFNATQKLYDLSRRLDDRPWCLTVSFTHPHDPYVARRRFWDLYDDCPALEPEVPAIPFEDQDTHSQRLMEACDFRAFDITPEDVRRARQGYFANISYVDEKIGEILDVLKRGRMDDNTIILFVSDHGDMLGERGMWFKMSFFEGSARVPLMIAAPGWQPGRIDQPASTLDVVPTVAALAGLDISTLSRWTDGEDLTGLATGQGARGPVPMEYAAEGTVTPMVALRDGDWKLALCNADAPMLYNLADDPQELRNLADDPAHAETLARLSAQMRARWDLEAYDAEVRESQARRWVVYEALRNGAYFPWDYQPLQRASERYMRNHMDLNVLEENKRYPRGE
- a CDS encoding LysR family transcriptional regulator — translated: MRHVDLGWMRVFVEVCRAGSLSEAARLLNLTQPAVSYQIRRAEAEFGAALLTRGHRGVAPTEAGEALLAILTRSVDQVDELAARLRRKASAAVLRLHTDYAFSGLWLIPRIHRFRDAQPEADLQIIASQHSDLGQLEPGDIAVVFGSAATLGPEATLLIEERVVPVCAPHFAQGRSAGAFGATRLIHLDSPHPAAWFDWRRYLAAIGRAGDLARDQGNLRFNTYSLVIDAALAGEGVALGWGGLVDPLLARGQLVRFGPERVAPGQGYHMIQRAPHEPATQGLRDWLVAESARH